Below is a genomic region from Helianthus annuus cultivar XRQ/B chromosome 2, HanXRQr2.0-SUNRISE, whole genome shotgun sequence.
TATTGAGAATAACATCTTTATCCACcttatctttttctttttagccAACAACCCTACAATTATTTCAGTTaacctttctttttcttcatccttTTTCCTTAAAGGAGCTCCTTGATAACCAAGTTTAACTTTTCCTTCAGAATTAGAGTTTATTACACCGTTAGTCTCTGTGGTTTATAGGAAGTAACAAgattaggtactaatagtttaaagtcACGCTCTGAGCATCAACTTTCAAATTTGTAACAACCTAGAGTACTAAAAGTAACATATGATAGTTTTTTTCTTTTAGATTTCTATGAAATACAAAAGCAAGTTTTATAACTTCAGGGCTCACTTATGTAGTTCGTTAGATTAAGTAAAAGGGTCATTTGTGTAAAATACAATTATTGTTCTATTACTTATTGTTttattacttatgttgaaggGAATAATAATTATTTGTAGTAGTAATAATTATTTGTAGTAGTAAAATATGTTCTTCTACATGTTAGTTTTAATTACAATTATTGTTttattacttatgttgaaggGAATAATAATTATTTGTAGTAGTAAAATATGTTCATCTACATGTTAGTTTTAATTATATTAATATTCAAATATAATTTAAAGAGCTATATCTTTATAAACGTAACTTACAGAAGGTTTCTCACAAGAACTATATCTTTACATCAATAACCAAACCATACTTCCTCTCTTTAATTACATCTTAATCCATTTAAGGATTTAATTTTACTGATCCTTTTAACTGGTactagtttttatttatttattttacacctTTTACCGTTAATTTTAATGCTAAATTAGCgaaacaatataatatatttatataaaattctAATCCTAAAAAATCATGAAAAATAGGCGTACGTTCTTTGAGAAAAGATTACTTTAAAAAATATACATTTAAGCTGACATGTCTATTAAGAATAAAACTAAAACCTACAGCAAATAAATATAAATGTGCTTTTTTTCTAAATCATTTATAAGATAGTATGGTTTTACACCGTTTTAGGAAAAATTCAttcatttcttttgtttttttttatattttatgggTTCTGGGGTTATCTGTCGTGAACCTAGATGAATTGTCACAGCCCAGACGCTCATCTCACCTTGCCGGTATGCCAGCGGTAGGCTACGGTAGGCATTGACTGTTTCGTGTGATTAGTTTGGTCGTAACTATGGCCATtcaaccgtagcttacggcgggcTATTTGATGATTCACGAAATCTAGGTAATGATTTTGAAGTAACTGATGGAGATCAAGCTtatcgaagaaccgaacacaatcaAAGATCAAGCTTCCGCATTTTCTTTAACCGTTTACGAAACTACACAATGATAACATGTTGAAATATCCTACTACTTACAAAGTTTTATGAAGCTCGAAATTACGAAGGAACATGTATTTGGattatatttaatataaatgcAAATTTCTTTATTAAACCTATGTTTTGGGTTTATATAGTATGGGTCTTACTAGTTGGTATCACACATTATAtggttaattttatttttaactttttattaaaTCATGTACAtctctttttatcttttgcaaatTATTTTTGGATAACTATGTATAAATAttaaacaattattaaaaaatacTTCATTTTGATTCCACTATTTGTAAATCGTAGTGTAAAATCATGTTtcaaagaaaattatttataaaaaaagttttcatttttaaaaatACACAAAAAATATTATACATCGTAAAAAAGTTACAATTTTAGGTTTCCTTATTAAATTTGTTTTTCTAATAGGTGGATCTTaaatatgaaaataaataaaaataaaccaaaagaagaaaaaatattaaaaacagtCAGATTTAACGAGTATGTgataattaaatattaaataattgtTAAAAAATCTCTGCATTCATTGAGAACTTTCATTTTTTACTAAGTCTACTTTTATTTAGATTATTTAATTAGTTTATAGAGTATGGTCCCCATTAACCATATAATTACATAAATAGTCCTTTAGAAGTAAAATAATTTAAATACCTTTGAACCTAACAAAAAAATTAACATAGGTCAGTATTAATACCTCAGGTTGTTACAAAATCAAAAATTGATACCTCACTATtagaccatccgtagtggggcgcgggtttttaaaaaaatacaaaaaacgcCTTATAACGCCGGCCCACCATTACGCCTGGCGTTTTTGGGcgtgttttttgaaaaaaaaattgatttggcgttttatttaaaacgctTTGCTCATGTTGACCCACCAATCACAACACCCCAACGGCTATTAACGGCTAGTTGtgggttttttatttatttttttttctaaaccatTTAcctataggggaccgctaaaataagaaccactcacagttgtaagaaccgtgagaaccactctcaaccaatcagaatgTGCCAACCTAAaaggtattttggtcttttaccTCAAATGTCTAATCTCATAATCTCTCCACATTTAATGCAACAAGACTTTATAAAATGTCTCACCCTTTCTCTCTCTTCATAATATCTCACCCTTTCTCTGTCTTCTTAACCTCTCATCTTTCATTTTCTTTAGGGGAAAAAACCCAAATTGAGTTTTTGAAAATGACTAAGGATGACTAATCTCTCACCCCAACCCGGCTTACAAAACTCAAAACAACCACCACACATCCTCCTTCTCCGGCCCCCTCCCCCCATGTACACCTTCCTTTTCCGGCCACAAGTCCAGCGGAGCAAGAACATCGGCGGCGGCGAAGCAGCAACATTGGCGGCGGCGGAGCAGCAACATCGGCGGCGGCCACAAGTACGGCGGTGATGATGTTTGTTCGGGTCCATAAGACGCCTTCTCGGTCGCTGTCTCCGATGGATGCCGCTGCCGCACTGTTGGTGGCTGAGTCGGGGAAGCCGGTTGCAGGTTTGAGTTTTGGTTTGATTTTTTTAATCTTGTTTGATTTCTGGATCTTTGTGTGGTTTGATGTTCCATCTGGGGTTATGATGTTTGTTTGATCTGTTAGAACTTGTAAACTGATGTTTGGTTGTTATTGTTGCTGGGGTTTCATTATATATTGAATCGACTGTGAAtgtttgaatctgggtttgaatgtttgaatctgggtttgaatgttgaatctgggtttgaatgtttgaatctgggttttaattttgttgaatctgggtttgaaacAGGGTTTAAATCGGctgtgatgatgcaaaaaaaaaaaactgacgatggcgcggcaaggatggcggagggtagggttttgaacctgcaacccgactttgcagcctctgattatcggaaaatctgatccaaaactttgttttttttagaatccactcgttcttttgatttttgtttgttgggtttttttttttatttttattttaggcgtcgatgatgataacaatatatctgagacgcTTCATCGAGTTTGcaatttctgggtgcgttcgtttttgcgtaaaaaagtttttgtaaaaaaaaaatcaaaccgtaaactttttgacgtaaaccgtaaactttttaacgtaaaatgtaaaaagtctaggtaaaacgtaaaaacgtaaattttttttttaccaaaacgtaaaaaacgttaacgtaaaaaacatgaatttaaaaatgttaacctaaaaaacgttaacgtaaaaaaccggcgcgtaaaacataaaaacgtaaaaaacgttaacgtaaaaaaaccggcgcgtaaaacgtaaaaaaacgttaacgtaaaaaaccggcgcgtaaaacgtaaataacgttaacataaaaaatggcgcgtaaaacgtaaaaaaacgttaacgtaaaaaaccgacgcataaaacgtaaaaaaccgggggcgtaaaacgtaaaaaaaccgacacgtaaaacgtaaaataacgTTAACGAAAACGACCGGCACGTAAAACgttaaaaaacgttaacgtaaaaaaaccggggcgtaaaacgtaaaaacggcgcgttgaaaaaacAACGCGTTGAAAAAACAACGCGTtgaaaaaacggggcgtaaaaaacggctcTTCAAAATGTTTTTCTAAAACTAATCTTAAaagaaaatattataaaaatctgatttcaaaaaagtttttaaaccaaaaaatcagtttttaataaaaaattattaagACAAAAAAAGTAATTATTGAATGGGACAAAAAAGACATTTAAAAAtactatatataaaaagacaaaaaaaaacatttttacctAAATaccttttaatattaatattaactacttttaatctcatcgatccatctagttgatctaagggccaaaaagtggttcccatggttcttacaactagaggtggttttcattttagcgatcccgtttacctatatatatatatatatatatatatatataaactcattcATTTTCAACCAAAACTATCTCAAAATCTCTCTAAAAAACACAACCATTTTATAAAAAACTTGATGGATTCTCCTAGTTCTTCATCCATAGTAAATTTTTACTACAACGAGTATTTTGCGGATGGCGATGGTTTCACCGATGAGGAGAttgagcaagaggcggttacgagtgcTTGTCAACTAGCGGTGAGATATGTGAAGCATTGTCGTCGCCCCCAAGTTCTAAAAATGGCCGAGAAAACAACGCGAGACAGCTTGGAGCATTTTTGTCGCGGTACAATTCCTATactttactttaaaaaaaaacgaCGAGtatgtttacaatttttttttgaagcTTATATTTgtctatgtttttttttataaaggtatTATTGATGTGTACGGTGCGCGTTATCTTAGAACGCCCACATGGGACGACCTTCAAAAGATCTACGAGGTACATAATGCGGAGCATGGTTTGCCTGGTATGATCGGGAGCATAGATTGCATGCATTGGCGTTGGGATAACTGCCCGACTGCATGGCGAGGCCAACACACACGGGGTGACCAAAAAGGACCCGCTATTATACTTCAGGCGGTTACTTCacaggacctttgggtttggtcggcttactttggCGTGGTCGGGCCATGCAATGATATCAATGTTTTTGAACAATCTCCGTTGTTAGAGGAGTGGATTTCTGGCAAAGCTCCAAAAGCGTCGTTTTACGCAAATGGAAACTACTACCCTCATGGATATTATTTGAGCGACGGAATTTATCCTAGGTATTCAATTTTCGCGAAGACGTTTAGTGATCCTATTGATGAAAAAAAGAGCAtactttaaaaaggttcaagagtcttcacgaaaagacattgagagatgctttggggttcttaaaCAATGCTGGCAatatttgagaaatccttgtcgtgcatggagcaagcaaaaaatgagagatgcaatgtacgcttgtataatcatgcacaacatgatttcggaagacgaaggaaaggcgatatgCCAGAATTATATGCCAGAAGTCGTTCAAGAGGACCATCCACAGGcgtcaatggaagaaagagtgaataatgcgcgagagttgcgttacgaaccgtaccattcccagttaatggttgatttggtacaccacgcatggtcggttcggtatgtaccacctgaagttggcgagggtgaagaaagcgaagacgaaaacttgtgttttttttaatttaatcggattttaatttttttatttctagtattgtattttttttaatttaatgaagtatttaaagtttaaaaaaaataattgtgaaatgattgcatgtgcgttattggaataatgccccactGCACCACTTTTGtaataatgccccatgctgactgagatgacacgtgtcgaataatgccccatggtgggggcattattttgttttaccactacacatggtcttagtacCTAACATTATTACTTCAtataaaccacaaggactaattAGGTAATTAACTCCAGAATTAAAGAATTGATAACGGATCGAGTTGGTTGAGGAAGAACAAACTCGACCTCAACCACTACGCCAAATCCCTCAATCACCGACTAGACCGCTACCTTGACTACTACCTCACCCAACACCTCGTTCACCAGCTTGACCACCATCTTGCCCGTCCAACACCTCGACCACTAGCTTGAGCACTACCTCAATCCATAGTACGTGCCATGATATCTACAACAAAAGCAAAACCTGATACAATTATCTTCAAAAACTAAAGTAAAAATATAACTTGCGTGTTCTACTGACAAAAACATATAGTACAGTCTCTTACTAAAATTTGAAACCTAAATTCCAAACAAGAACACAAAATCAAAATTTAGCACTTAATACAAGTATTAACAAGCATGTCGTTACGTCTTCTGATTTGTGTACCTGTGCACTAAACTGTAACTTATAAGAGAAAACTCTTAGTTTAGCTTTCGAACACAGAACTTTCATCAACTCCAAAATAAACTGTTACCAGATATTAGAAATAAATCAATATGATTGAGTTTCGTTGGTAAATGATATAAGGGAAAAGCGGTGATTGCATACCAATTCACATTTGCCTACATTCTCCTTATCTCATTTATATCCCTGAGCATAAAAGAGAGGCTAGTTAAATTACAAATAAAATGCATATAATATAGAACAACACTATGCCTCGTTGGCTGCTAGTTAATGGCTCACAGTTGATATTTGCTTTCGTCCATTCTACAAGTTACCAAAGCAATcattatatatggaaaaaaaaaatttaaccatCACATTTTATTAATCATAGAATTCTTTATTAAGTCTGATAAATTATCCATATTTTGCGCAAAAGTGATTTTAATTGATATTAGTGGAAAAACAAAAACTTCCCAACTTTTCTGGCTAACATTAATACTTGAAGTAGAAAAGTAGCATGTTTAACCACAAAGTCTAATTTCATCTCTTAGAGCTATGTAAGTGGTATAGTTGATTTCACCCATTTTCCTTATGGATGCGTCGACTTGGACAATATTGATCTGTTGCGGGTCAAATGGGTACAAAGAGTTTAGTTAAACTGGAAAGGGGTTAAATGCATAGAAGAATTGAAAGTTGCACATAGTGTATTTTAGTGCATAGAACCTCCTAATCATTCTACTTATGAAACAAATAATCTAAGAGTATAGCTCCAGAAATCACGTCTAGCACGGTTACTAATAATTAAGTTAAAACTCTGGAGAAAAGTGTTTTGGTCAACCCAGTCCCACTTGTTTCAGCCAATACGAAAAGGTATATGGTCAACCCATTCCTCTATTCCAAAATTATAAAATGCATTTTGACTTTTTTTGGTTAAAATGAACGATAGGTTGAAAATATATTCGAACTAGTGACAGTATATAGTATCAAGTGGGTAAGACAAGTAGATAGCTGGGTAATTCTAGTTAAACAAATTCATGAAATCATTAATGACTACTGGTACACAACAACTAATAGATAAAAATATGGAATTAGTGTTCATGTAGAATATAAATGAAGCAGTTGTGAGGATGATGAGCAAAATCACATCTTTAAACCTAAATAGATGAATGATGAAGAAGAATTCTTGACTAAGAACATTCCAaataaagttgaacagtctagtTCTGCATATTTTGGTGCTTGTACATGCAGAACAAGATAAACAAGAACCTATGTTATGCTTTATATAACATATAACATCAAAATAATTGTGGGTTTTACTCACCTCCAAAGCAATGTCACAATTCTGAGTCTAAAATCTCTAGAATCAAATGATTATCATGTTGTTAAAGTCAAACGGATGCTACATTTGGGGCGATTAGGGTTTCGGAGTGATTGAGGATGGTTAGGTTTTGGAGCAACTGAGCACTAGAATCGAAAGATCGTCGGAAGTGATGCGCGAGTAGAGGATGGTAGATGGTTCAATTGAGGAGGATTAGGTTTTGGAGCGATTGAATAATTGACTACCGCTTTAATTTGGGGGAGAAATCAAAGAGGCGCTGAAAAATTTAAAATCTCCCCCTTACACTTTTACCTAATATTGGTAGCACTAAGCGATTGCAAAACAAGAGGTTAGAAAGTGGTCACAACTCTCATCAAaccttttgttttttattttcacCATAGTGTCAccgaaaacaatttttttttacagctTCCCCCTTACACTTTTACCTAATATTGGTATGTCCTTTAGGCTTTtatagttagttttcgagttctTGCGATAAAAGGAGTTTTTAattgaaccttcccatatatatatatgatatggttcctctacaaagtgtgttttATGTTTTGAATATATGAGGGGTGTGTTTAATTATGAAAATTGATATAACACGGTGTGAAAAAACGTAAACTGATAAAATACAATGTTAAGAAATGATGAATTTGTTTTATGTTTCGAACTTCAGATGAATTAATCATGGATACCACGAATGATGTAACTGCCAATTTTAATTAGTTATTAGACATAAGTTTCCATAAAAATAGGcttttattgttattatataaaatcttTCATAAATTGTTGTAATTATTCAATTACCTTAATTTTCTTTAGTAAAATAACACTAGATGCCACATATCACAATGAGACTACTTCCTACAATGTGTAGGAAAAGTAGGttttgtagccaactcctactcaatatatatatatatatatatatatatatatatagagagagagagagagagagagaatcatgagaaaactacatataaatgagaaaactagaaaactaattaaaaaagcctaaaaaaacctaaaaaacataccaattttttttttacatttttttataaaaaaaatcgctatattttttatatataaaataaattcaaaaaaaataaaacttgtactgcacatgtgcattatatgtactacacatgtgcattacatgcttaaaattagcttttaagtttagtttagcttttagggttaggttttttggaggtttaggattaggattaggttttgggtgtttggggggagggggtttaggtttctgggggtggggggttaggtttttttcggg
It encodes:
- the LOC118484779 gene encoding uncharacterized protein LOC118484779; the protein is MDSPSSSSIVNFYYNEYFADGDGFTDEEIEQEAVTSACQLAVRYVKHCRRPQVLKMAEKTTRDSLEHFCRGIIDVYGARYLRTPTWDDLQKIYEVHNAEHGLPGMIGSIDCMHWRWDNCPTAWRGQHTRGDQKGPAIILQAVTSQDLWVWSAYFGVVGPCNDINVFEQSPLLEEWISGKAPKASFYANGNYYPHGYYLSDGIYPRYSIFAKTFSDPIDEKKSIL